Part of the Magnetococcales bacterium genome, TTTAGAGATCGATCAGGTTGGCTCGTGTTTCAAAAACATGAAATGGACTTTTGGAGGAGTAAAACGCATAATTCAGATTATCAACCTGACCCACTAAAAAATTTTATAAATTTTTTTAAGCACTGGGGGGTCGAAAATGACGTGTTTTCTGGAAAAACTGTTTTAGAAATTGGAACAGGCCCGTTTGGTTTTTTTTCAGCCGTAAAAAAATTGGGAGATAGTTATCTTCCTGTTCATTTATTTATGCTTGATCCGTTAATGGATTTTTATCAACAGCTTCGTATTTTTGATCTTATGCCGGCAAACGCCATAAAAATTCAAGGTGTTGGTGAAAAAACACCGTTTCCCAATCATTTTTTTGATATTATTGTGACAACAAACACACTTGACCATGTCGATGTTCCCGATAAATTTATTTTTGAAATGTCAAGAATATTAAAAAAAGATGGAATGATTCTTTTGTCGGTCCATACTGTTCATCCGTTGTTGAAAAAAGCTCATAAAGCCATAAAAATTTTCGACAAAAATCATCCCTATCATTTTACGCCGCTTCAGGTTGAGGAAATTTTTGTGAAAAATGGTTTTTGTATAGACAAAAAACTATGTATTCCAATTTATAAGGAGGATCCGGTTCCTCAAGATATTTCGATATGGAGACAGATTATTTTTCACATGGCTTTCCGTGTCATGGATACATTTTATGCTCGGGTTATTTCCAATAAGGAGTTTTAGCTTGATTGCCTTTTTTAACAGAGTGTCTCAGAATATATACACCGTAACATTTGTGATTGGCCTTGTTGTTCTTTGTGTTATTATTTATTGGTCAGGGATGGCGTATCGCGATTTTTCAAATTCTGTTTTTTCTATATCTAAATACAGTTTTTTTAATGTTGTTTTATCGACGTGCCTTTTTACATGGGTTTCTGCTGTAAAGTGGCGTATTGTTTTAGAGTATTTATCTCCCAGCATAATCGCACAAAAGGGGTATTATTTTTTTTATAGTGTTCTAGGCACCTTTTTTAATATGTATATTCCCTATATTGGAAATGTTGCCTTAAAAACAAAATCATTAAAGAAAAACTTCGGCACTCCTAATTCAGTATCTGTTTTATCAATATATTATGAGCAATTATTTGATTTGCTCGTTCTTGTTGTTTTAATACCACCATCACTATTGCTGTTTTTTAACATAACTTCTCCATCCTTCTCTGTTGTGTTATCTTTGATAATGTTTCTGGTTCTTATCTACTTTGTCAGCATAAATAGAAAGTTATTTTATAGTATCGCGT contains:
- a CDS encoding flippase-like domain-containing protein, which produces MIAFFNRVSQNIYTVTFVIGLVVLCVIIYWSGMAYRDFSNSVFSISKYSFFNVVLSTCLFTWVSAVKWRIVLEYLSPSIIAQKGYYFFYSVLGTFFNMYIPYIGNVALKTKSLKKNFGTPNSVSVLSIYYEQLFDLLVLVVLIPPSLLLFFNITSPSFSVVLSLIMFLVLIYFVSINRKLFYSIAYFLIDKIIKFLIMIPFFNKKTRSTDILREHKSLATHVSVQLIVLSVFKYALVALRNYIILFSINGDVSYVYVFFGISIIQSIVLISFMPGNAGISDAGWLVFLLFIGFSKTECGIFMLLEKLISTTSYIILIALSFLYYYVTPKIYKKFCRM
- a CDS encoding class I SAM-dependent methyltransferase — protein: MQIHEIDVNPDLTMEIDNILNNLKRSGCVYHSHDDIFRDRSGWLVFQKHEMDFWRSKTHNSDYQPDPLKNFINFFKHWGVENDVFSGKTVLEIGTGPFGFFSAVKKLGDSYLPVHLFMLDPLMDFYQQLRIFDLMPANAIKIQGVGEKTPFPNHFFDIIVTTNTLDHVDVPDKFIFEMSRILKKDGMILLSVHTVHPLLKKAHKAIKIFDKNHPYHFTPLQVEEIFVKNGFCIDKKLCIPIYKEDPVPQDISIWRQIIFHMAFRVMDTFYARVISNKEF